The proteins below are encoded in one region of Paenibacillus sp. YYML68:
- a CDS encoding polysaccharide deacetylase family protein, which translates to MRSVRGMSILAALLVLASALGYREGSLLTREGGAPQHQAVIHKVEDEYGPPYSPWSSSESTSLSSSTPPQARSTADREVEHLQKSDASRKIAYLTFDDGPSSHTPRILDILQRQHVQATFFVIGKERETDKRMYRRIVEEGHVLGNHTYSHDYSRIYRSTEAFQRDVERLNMLLEEQTGVKPDILRFPGGSNNHISWKAGGRRIMASIAREMSKQGIAYFDWNVSSADAAAVTLDKQSIVQAVKQNSAHKDRIIVLMHDMDKKTTTVEALPEIITFLKREGYEFKGLDKEESFRCQFLQPPA; encoded by the coding sequence ATGAGAAGTGTGCGCGGGATGTCCATTCTAGCCGCGTTGTTGGTGCTTGCTTCTGCACTTGGTTACAGGGAAGGCTCGTTGCTCACGAGGGAAGGGGGGGCGCCGCAGCATCAAGCTGTCATACATAAGGTCGAGGATGAATATGGTCCACCGTACAGTCCTTGGAGTTCGTCCGAATCGACGAGCCTGAGCTCATCTACGCCTCCGCAAGCAAGAAGCACGGCTGACCGTGAGGTTGAACATCTACAGAAGTCAGATGCTTCACGCAAGATCGCGTATTTAACGTTCGATGACGGTCCGTCCAGTCATACACCACGAATACTTGATATTTTGCAGCGGCAGCATGTACAGGCGACCTTCTTCGTCATTGGGAAGGAACGGGAGACAGATAAGCGGATGTACCGGCGTATTGTAGAAGAAGGCCATGTGCTGGGCAACCATACGTACTCCCATGATTACAGTCGAATATATCGATCGACGGAGGCGTTCCAGCGGGATGTGGAGCGGCTGAACATGCTGCTAGAGGAGCAGACAGGTGTGAAGCCGGACATATTGCGCTTTCCCGGAGGGTCGAATAACCATATAAGCTGGAAGGCGGGCGGTCGTCGAATTATGGCAAGTATTGCCCGGGAAATGTCGAAGCAAGGGATCGCTTACTTCGATTGGAACGTGAGCTCGGCGGATGCGGCAGCCGTTACACTCGATAAGCAATCTATTGTACAAGCTGTGAAGCAGAACAGCGCGCATAAGGATCGTATTATCGTATTGATGCACGATATGGATAAGAAGACGACGACGGTGGAGGCTTTGCCGGAGATCATTACTTTTTTGAAGCGAGAGGGCTATGAATTCAAGGGGCTTGATAAGGAGGAGTCGTTCCGCTGCCAATTTCTACAGCCGCCAGCTTGA
- a CDS encoding superoxide dismutase yields the protein MAHQLPALPYPNNALEPHFDETTMMIHHDRHHNAYVTNLNAALEGHADLQSKSIEELIGDLNSVPESIRTAVRNNGGGHANHTLFWETIAPNAGGAPTGKLADAINNELGGFDKFKEDFAKAGATRFGSGWAFLAVTKEGKLKVYSLPNQDSPIMEGETPILGLDVWEHAYYLKYQNKRPDYIAAFWNVVNWEEVGKRYEAAVQ from the coding sequence ATGGCACACCAATTACCGGCACTTCCTTACCCGAACAACGCACTTGAGCCGCACTTCGACGAAACGACCATGATGATCCACCACGACCGTCACCACAACGCGTACGTGACGAACCTGAACGCTGCACTGGAAGGTCATGCTGACCTGCAGTCCAAGAGCATCGAAGAGCTGATCGGTGATCTGAACAGCGTGCCTGAGAGCATCCGTACAGCTGTTCGCAACAATGGTGGCGGCCATGCGAACCACACTCTTTTCTGGGAAACAATCGCCCCTAACGCTGGCGGCGCGCCAACTGGCAAGCTCGCTGACGCGATCAACAACGAGCTGGGCGGCTTCGATAAATTCAAGGAAGATTTCGCGAAGGCGGGCGCTACTCGCTTCGGCTCCGGCTGGGCGTTCCTCGCAGTAACGAAGGAAGGCAAGCTGAAGGTATACAGCCTGCCGAACCAGGACAGCCCGATCATGGAAGGCGAGACGCCAATCCTCGGACTGGACGTATGGGAGCATGCGTACTACCTGAAGTATCAGAACAAGCGTCCAGACTACATCGCTGCATTCTGGAACGTTGTGAACTGGGAAGAAGTCGGCAAGCGCTACGAGGCTGCTGTACAATAG
- a CDS encoding S8 family serine peptidase — protein MKVNRRKFGRMSLSLGLVVSLLSGMTVHGEAGAQAALSSEERYIHKDWKTGANTQESESEPAAAQKTEEGSYMPGKVLVKYKQRTHSSYRTWSSSVQPFVEKKVEPGQSVDELLNELEGDQTVEYAEPVYVFRLSEAAPTYMEAASAEAGPGAALQLQAAPASNDPLLSGQWAMTVTDVTYGWQRVPTVKREAVTVAVIDTGVDASHPDLAGRVLVEKGYDAYQQTSQSSDVDGHGTAVAGVIAAAADNGIGIAGAAPGVRILPIRAGYINSANEFIIPSDALARAIRYAIGKADIINLSLGIDSSVAGESNIKVVREAIEEAQQAGIVVVAAAGNDSNHWLASEKYNETPGAARKAVETNFPASMAGVVSVGALQRDAQTGQLAISDYSNIGSIVTTAPGSGIYTTSKGGTYSKSSGTSFSAPFVAGVAAMVKAQQPGLSPDDVMRIIYDSSLQMPIETPGNQAGTSTEAYRSYFGGGLVSAKQALVMPRLTLTASEQLVSGSGRLYQVSIAAKDDTGQVVQVSGPIRLLKETPAGTTQTVTELTYGKAELQFSMESTDAYYLGLYADDTIDSGTNSYVLSNSVEFAQYPVKPQASLASGTYIGNQTLTLTTSTPDASIYYTQDGSMPTADNSSLYTGPITISASRTITAVAVKNGVASESVRLTYTITAAAPPPFFGGGGGFLPPADKEVKLENGRLIVTPSKQKLLEQLTSGKAELINIEAKSEDKVAEVQVELPADVWKKAAQSGAQFRIEAEQATIRLPAKVVELPTSAASVKLTVRSTEQATGKPAYAKQAAPVLDLGLEAGGRQLHRFASPVTVELKYDPLKLTYPDRAAVFYYNEDKGIWEYVGGELSKGIAKVELSHFSQYTVMEWNRTFTDTAGHWAQQAIERMAARQIADGIGAYTFAPEGTVTRAQFTTLLARALRLEGQTGAAPFRDVPDGAWFHEAVGAAYEAGIVSGVSDGQFAPDAPITREQMAVMLVNAVNKLGLKLERQQKPATAFGDTSTISEWAREAVLAASAALLLEGHPDGSFDPQGIATRAQAVTVLSRLPERR, from the coding sequence ATGAAGGTTAATCGAAGGAAGTTCGGAAGGATGAGCTTGTCTCTAGGGCTAGTCGTATCCCTATTGTCAGGGATGACTGTCCATGGGGAAGCGGGTGCCCAAGCGGCCTTAAGCTCTGAAGAACGATACATACATAAGGATTGGAAGACAGGTGCGAATACGCAGGAGTCGGAGTCTGAGCCAGCTGCGGCGCAGAAGACAGAAGAAGGCAGCTATATGCCAGGCAAGGTGCTGGTGAAGTACAAGCAGAGAACGCATTCCAGCTACCGGACGTGGAGCTCCAGCGTCCAGCCATTCGTGGAGAAGAAGGTCGAGCCGGGTCAGAGCGTGGATGAGCTGCTGAATGAGCTGGAAGGCGATCAGACCGTCGAATATGCCGAGCCGGTGTACGTATTCCGCTTGTCCGAAGCTGCACCGACTTACATGGAGGCTGCGTCAGCCGAGGCTGGTCCGGGTGCTGCTCTTCAGCTGCAGGCTGCGCCCGCATCGAACGACCCGCTGCTGTCTGGTCAATGGGCGATGACGGTAACCGATGTGACCTATGGGTGGCAGCGTGTGCCGACGGTTAAGCGAGAGGCGGTAACCGTCGCTGTAATCGATACCGGTGTCGATGCATCGCACCCTGATCTAGCAGGTCGGGTGCTCGTTGAGAAGGGCTATGATGCTTACCAGCAGACGTCGCAATCTTCAGACGTCGATGGACATGGGACAGCGGTTGCAGGCGTCATTGCTGCAGCGGCTGACAACGGCATAGGTATCGCCGGTGCGGCCCCGGGCGTCCGTATCTTGCCGATTCGCGCAGGCTACATCAATTCGGCGAACGAGTTCATCATTCCGAGCGATGCGCTGGCCCGAGCCATACGATATGCGATAGGTAAGGCGGACATTATCAACCTGAGCTTAGGAATTGACAGCAGCGTAGCTGGAGAATCCAATATCAAGGTCGTTCGAGAAGCGATTGAGGAAGCGCAGCAGGCGGGTATCGTTGTCGTAGCGGCAGCTGGTAATGACAGCAACCATTGGCTGGCCAGTGAGAAGTACAATGAGACGCCGGGCGCTGCTCGTAAGGCGGTAGAGACGAATTTTCCAGCTAGTATGGCGGGGGTCGTGTCGGTTGGAGCGCTACAGCGGGATGCCCAGACCGGTCAGCTGGCTATATCGGACTACTCCAATATTGGAAGCATCGTGACGACTGCTCCCGGCAGTGGGATCTACACGACGAGCAAGGGCGGTACCTATAGCAAGAGCAGCGGTACCTCGTTCTCGGCACCGTTCGTCGCCGGAGTGGCGGCGATGGTGAAGGCGCAGCAGCCAGGGCTGAGCCCGGATGATGTGATGCGTATTATATACGACAGTAGCCTGCAGATGCCGATCGAGACTCCGGGGAACCAAGCAGGGACGTCCACAGAGGCATATCGCAGCTACTTTGGCGGCGGTCTTGTGAGCGCGAAGCAGGCGCTCGTGATGCCTAGGCTGACGCTGACAGCAAGCGAGCAGCTCGTAAGCGGCAGCGGGCGGCTGTACCAAGTATCTATCGCAGCGAAGGACGATACCGGGCAGGTCGTGCAAGTAAGCGGTCCGATTCGTCTATTGAAGGAGACGCCAGCGGGAACGACGCAGACCGTGACCGAGCTGACGTACGGGAAGGCAGAACTGCAGTTCTCGATGGAAAGCACGGATGCCTATTACTTAGGCTTATATGCAGATGACACGATCGATTCGGGGACGAACAGCTACGTGCTGTCCAATTCGGTTGAATTCGCTCAATACCCTGTCAAGCCGCAAGCTTCCCTCGCCTCGGGTACGTACATTGGGAACCAGACGCTCACACTGACGACGTCCACGCCGGATGCGAGCATCTACTACACGCAGGACGGATCGATGCCGACAGCGGACAATTCCAGCTTGTACACAGGTCCGATTACGATTAGCGCGAGCAGAACTATTACCGCAGTTGCAGTGAAGAATGGGGTTGCGAGCGAGTCTGTGCGGCTCACCTACACCATTACGGCTGCGGCTCCTCCGCCATTCTTCGGGGGAGGAGGCGGCTTCCTGCCGCCTGCTGACAAGGAAGTCAAGCTGGAGAACGGCCGGCTCATCGTGACGCCGAGCAAGCAGAAGCTGCTGGAGCAGCTTACCTCAGGGAAGGCCGAGCTGATCAACATTGAGGCGAAGAGTGAGGACAAAGTAGCTGAGGTGCAGGTGGAGCTACCGGCCGACGTATGGAAGAAGGCAGCGCAATCTGGTGCACAGTTCCGCATCGAAGCGGAGCAAGCCACTATCCGCTTGCCGGCGAAGGTGGTGGAATTGCCGACGAGCGCCGCCTCAGTCAAGCTAACAGTTCGCTCCACCGAGCAAGCGACCGGCAAGCCTGCATATGCGAAGCAGGCTGCGCCAGTGCTTGATCTGGGGCTGGAGGCCGGGGGCAGGCAGCTGCATCGCTTCGCGAGTCCGGTCACTGTCGAGCTGAAGTACGATCCGCTGAAGCTGACGTACCCGGATCGAGCAGCCGTCTTTTATTACAATGAAGACAAGGGCATCTGGGAATACGTAGGCGGAGAGCTGTCCAAAGGTATTGCCAAGGTGGAGCTCAGCCACTTCTCGCAGTACACCGTCATGGAATGGAATCGCACGTTCACCGACACGGCAGGACACTGGGCGCAGCAGGCGATCGAGCGGATGGCCGCCCGCCAAATCGCGGACGGCATCGGCGCGTATACTTTCGCTCCTGAGGGGACAGTGACGCGTGCACAGTTCACCACATTGCTGGCTAGGGCGCTGCGTCTTGAAGGACAGACCGGCGCAGCTCCGTTCCGCGACGTGCCTGACGGAGCCTGGTTCCATGAAGCGGTAGGAGCCGCTTATGAAGCGGGTATTGTCAGCGGTGTCAGCGACGGTCAGTTCGCACCCGATGCTCCGATTACGCGCGAGCAGATGGCGGTCATGCTGGTGAACGCAGTGAACAAGCTGGGCTTGAAGCTGGAGCGGCAGCAGAAGCCGGCTACAGCATTCGGGGATACGTCCACTATTAGTGAATGGGCCCGCGAAGCTGTCCTTGCCGCCTCGGCCGCCCTGCTGCTGGAAGGGCATCCGGACGGGAGCTTCGACCCGCAAGGCATCGCGACACGTGCGCAAGCTGTGACGGTGCTGAGTCGATTACCTGAAAGACGGTAA
- the mutY gene encoding A/G-specific adenine glycosylase — translation MEATEAKRYFSTELLSWYRRHKRDLPWRRHRNAYYTWVSEIMLQQTRVDTVIPYFNRFIEQFPTVQALAEAPEEEVLKAWEGLGYYSRARNLQSAVREVHESYGGVVPDSKEAVSALKGVGPYTTGAILSIAYNKPEPAVDGNVMRVLSRYFRIEDDIAKPRTRVRMEVLAQELIPEGAAGDFNQGLMELGALVCTPKSPHCLTCPVMAHCAGRAAGVEETLPVKTKAKPPRPEARAAIILQGSSSEAGKVLIRQRPSTGLLARMWELPHTELSSASAGAGAAALPAAHAALSAHLAEQGFALEAPRWLLQTEHTFSHIHWQMDVLLGSLDVSVSGYGATDRLPSHYRWISREEMADFAFPNVFLRILNAYFDQHA, via the coding sequence ATGGAAGCGACGGAAGCTAAACGATATTTTTCGACCGAGCTGCTGAGCTGGTACCGTCGTCATAAGCGGGACTTGCCGTGGCGGCGTCACCGGAATGCTTACTATACGTGGGTTTCAGAAATTATGCTGCAGCAAACAAGGGTCGACACGGTCATTCCGTATTTCAACCGGTTCATCGAACAATTTCCGACAGTCCAAGCGCTCGCGGAAGCTCCGGAGGAGGAGGTGCTCAAGGCTTGGGAGGGGCTAGGCTATTATTCGCGCGCTCGCAACCTGCAGAGCGCTGTTCGCGAGGTGCATGAGAGCTACGGAGGCGTAGTGCCCGACTCGAAGGAGGCGGTGTCGGCGCTTAAGGGAGTCGGCCCGTATACGACGGGCGCGATCTTGAGCATCGCCTACAATAAGCCGGAGCCTGCTGTCGATGGTAATGTGATGCGGGTGCTCTCGAGATATTTCCGCATCGAGGATGATATCGCTAAGCCTCGAACACGCGTTCGGATGGAAGTGCTCGCGCAGGAGCTCATTCCGGAAGGAGCGGCCGGCGACTTCAACCAAGGCTTGATGGAGCTGGGCGCGCTCGTCTGTACGCCGAAATCTCCGCACTGCCTGACGTGTCCGGTCATGGCGCATTGCGCAGGGCGTGCAGCAGGCGTCGAGGAGACGCTGCCGGTGAAGACGAAGGCGAAGCCGCCCCGGCCTGAGGCGCGTGCAGCGATCATCTTGCAGGGTAGCAGCAGCGAAGCCGGCAAGGTGCTCATTCGCCAGCGGCCTTCGACCGGGCTGCTGGCCCGGATGTGGGAGCTGCCGCACACCGAGCTGTCATCTGCTTCAGCTGGCGCTGGAGCAGCTGCGCTGCCAGCAGCTCATGCCGCGCTGTCGGCACACCTCGCCGAGCAGGGCTTCGCGCTCGAGGCGCCGAGGTGGCTGCTGCAGACCGAGCATACGTTCAGCCATATTCATTGGCAGATGGACGTGCTGCTAGGGAGTCTGGATGTGTCTGTGTCGGGTTACGGAGCGACTGACCGTCTGCCCTCGCATTACAGGTGGATCAGCCGCGAGGAGATGGCGGATTTCGCGTTCCCGAATGTTTTTCTTCGTATCCTGAACGCATACTTTGATCAGCATGCATAG
- a CDS encoding DUF3905 domain-containing protein, translated as MSEQSKQSYENVETNIEYNRTNDPELDPFEINFRPEFTEDRGPRKPFVNEHGVLIGDHQYESSNSPLEKWSKDVDPSVMSGDEWVHPYKDVGFQTTENRELFEEGIRPQAYPFMHSDKDVAYKTFQSGERDPKKRGDSSSDSN; from the coding sequence ATGAGCGAGCAATCGAAGCAGTCATATGAGAATGTAGAGACGAATATCGAGTATAATCGCACTAACGATCCCGAGCTCGATCCGTTCGAAATTAACTTTCGACCGGAGTTCACGGAGGACCGCGGTCCTCGTAAGCCGTTCGTGAATGAGCATGGCGTGCTGATCGGGGATCATCAGTATGAATCGAGCAATTCCCCGCTGGAGAAGTGGAGCAAGGACGTCGATCCGTCTGTCATGTCGGGCGATGAATGGGTGCATCCGTATAAGGATGTAGGGTTCCAGACGACTGAGAACCGCGAGCTGTTCGAGGAAGGAATACGTCCGCAAGCGTATCCGTTCATGCATTCGGACAAGGATGTCGCGTACAAGACGTTCCAGAGCGGGGAGCGGGACCCGAAGAAGCGCGGAGACAGCTCATCGGATTCTAATTAA
- the bioA gene encoding adenosylmethionine--8-amino-7-oxononanoate transaminase codes for MDLKQAERLLQADRSYVWHPFTQMKDYAERDPILIEKAEGVFLYDAYGQRYYDTNSSWWVNVHGHAHPRIREAINRQLGQMDHVMFAGLTHSPGIELAEQLVKLTPPGLDRVFYSDNGSTSVEVALKMSFQYWQQSDRPDKTKFVYVDSSYHGDTLGAVSVGGTDQFFSVFRPLLFDAYSVPSPDPRLAPGGDAETAAQQALEAVRTLFEEKAGELAAIIIEPLLQAAGGMIMYAPSYLTRLRELCTAYNVHLIADEVAVGFGRTGRLFACEHAGITPDFMCLSKGLTAGVLPLAVTMTTSGVFDAFYDDYPKLKTFTHGHSFTGNPVSCAVALESLRIMEDEHVLERTVESAAFLKTQMTRFQSLDGPANVRSLGMVGAFDLFRSRDAGTRYSFDERIGFRVYLEGLKEGLFLRPLGDTIYYWLPLCTTRAHIEDIVDRTLRVLQAVR; via the coding sequence ATGGATCTTAAGCAGGCGGAGCGCTTGCTGCAGGCAGACCGCTCCTATGTGTGGCATCCGTTCACGCAGATGAAGGATTACGCGGAGCGCGACCCGATTCTTATTGAGAAGGCAGAGGGCGTCTTCCTCTACGATGCGTACGGCCAGCGCTACTATGACACGAACTCCTCGTGGTGGGTGAACGTTCACGGCCACGCGCATCCGCGCATCCGCGAGGCGATCAACCGTCAGCTCGGACAGATGGACCACGTCATGTTCGCAGGCTTGACTCACTCTCCGGGCATCGAGCTGGCGGAGCAGCTCGTCAAGCTGACGCCGCCGGGACTCGACCGAGTGTTCTACTCCGATAACGGTTCCACCTCGGTCGAGGTCGCGCTGAAGATGTCGTTCCAATATTGGCAGCAGTCCGACCGTCCGGATAAGACGAAGTTCGTCTACGTCGACAGCAGCTACCATGGCGACACGCTCGGCGCGGTCAGCGTCGGAGGAACGGACCAGTTCTTCTCTGTGTTCCGTCCACTGCTGTTCGATGCGTACAGCGTCCCTTCGCCTGACCCTCGGCTAGCACCGGGTGGCGATGCGGAGACCGCCGCGCAACAGGCGCTCGAAGCGGTTAGGACGCTGTTCGAGGAGAAGGCCGGGGAGCTCGCGGCGATCATTATCGAGCCGCTGCTGCAGGCGGCAGGCGGCATGATCATGTATGCGCCGTCTTACCTTACCCGCCTGCGGGAGCTGTGCACCGCCTACAACGTCCACCTCATCGCCGACGAGGTCGCCGTCGGCTTCGGACGGACAGGCCGTCTGTTCGCCTGCGAGCACGCCGGCATTACGCCTGATTTCATGTGCTTGTCCAAGGGGTTGACCGCTGGTGTTCTGCCGCTGGCCGTCACAATGACGACGAGCGGCGTCTTCGACGCGTTCTATGACGATTATCCGAAGCTGAAGACGTTCACGCACGGGCACAGCTTTACCGGCAATCCAGTATCGTGCGCCGTCGCACTCGAATCGCTGCGCATCATGGAGGACGAGCATGTGCTGGAGCGGACGGTGGAGAGCGCCGCCTTCCTCAAGACGCAGATGACCCGCTTCCAGTCGCTCGATGGACCGGCGAACGTCCGCAGCCTCGGCATGGTCGGCGCATTCGATCTGTTCCGCAGCCGCGATGCGGGCACGCGCTACTCGTTCGACGAGCGAATCGGCTTCCGCGTCTATCTGGAAGGACTGAAGGAAGGCTTGTTTCTACGGCCGCTCGGCGATACGATCTACTACTGGCTGCCGCTCTGTACGACGAGGGCACACATCGAGGACATCGTGGACCGGACGCTCCGGGTGCTGCAGGCCGTGCGTTAG
- the nadE gene encoding ammonia-dependent NAD(+) synthetase — MSIQQDIIQKLGVQPHIEVKEEIRKRVDFLKSYVLSAGVDGLLIAISGGIDSAVATGLCKLATDELSEEKGREFKTVGVFQPYGEQVDIADSYAVAEAFALKYRVETNIEEAVNEIALEAEYGLKSIGVHRHLSRAGKGNVKARTRMVVQYALAFELNLLVVGTDHASEAITGFFTKYGDGAVDLTPLSTLNKRQVRMLAEELGVPRSVLDKAPTAGLWEGQTDEAELGITYEDNSDYLEGKQIAPEAQQKLERQYAKTEHKRSPIPGI; from the coding sequence ATGAGCATCCAGCAAGACATTATTCAGAAGCTAGGCGTGCAGCCGCACATCGAGGTGAAGGAGGAGATTCGCAAGCGGGTCGACTTCCTCAAGTCGTATGTGCTGAGCGCGGGCGTGGACGGCTTGCTGATCGCGATTAGCGGCGGCATCGATAGCGCGGTGGCGACTGGTCTGTGCAAGCTCGCAACCGATGAGCTGAGCGAGGAGAAGGGCCGCGAGTTCAAGACGGTCGGCGTGTTCCAGCCGTACGGTGAACAGGTCGACATCGCAGACAGCTACGCGGTGGCAGAGGCGTTCGCGCTCAAGTATCGGGTTGAGACGAACATCGAAGAAGCGGTGAACGAGATTGCGCTGGAGGCCGAATATGGCCTGAAGTCGATCGGTGTTCATCGCCATCTGAGCCGTGCAGGCAAGGGCAATGTGAAGGCGCGTACGCGGATGGTCGTCCAATATGCGCTGGCGTTCGAGCTTAATCTGCTTGTCGTCGGCACAGACCATGCGTCCGAGGCAATTACGGGCTTCTTCACGAAGTACGGCGATGGAGCTGTTGATCTGACACCGCTCAGCACGCTGAACAAGCGTCAGGTGCGTATGCTGGCCGAGGAGCTTGGCGTGCCGCGCAGCGTGCTCGACAAGGCGCCGACTGCCGGACTGTGGGAGGGGCAGACGGACGAGGCTGAGCTTGGCATTACGTATGAAGACAATAGCGACTACCTAGAGGGCAAGCAGATCGCACCGGAGGCGCAGCAGAAGCTCGAGCGTCAATATGCGAAGACAGAGCATAAGCGCTCGCCGATTCCAGGTATTTAA
- a CDS encoding cytochrome c, whose product MKVTPWKLSAACGLLTLALLTGCTAKESPEPFGGGKTSAVTPETAMAGASESVQALYKQNCLSCHAANLEGRMGGKTNLQQVGARLSVEQITTQIAKGGNGMPGYQGRLKPEEIDGLAQWLATKK is encoded by the coding sequence ATGAAAGTTACTCCATGGAAGTTAAGTGCAGCATGCGGCTTGCTGACGCTCGCCCTGCTCACAGGCTGCACAGCGAAGGAAAGCCCAGAGCCGTTCGGTGGCGGCAAGACGAGCGCCGTCACACCGGAAACGGCTATGGCTGGCGCGTCGGAGAGCGTTCAGGCGTTGTATAAGCAGAACTGTCTCTCCTGTCACGCAGCCAACCTCGAAGGGCGTATGGGCGGGAAGACGAACCTCCAGCAGGTCGGCGCCCGCCTGAGCGTGGAGCAAATTACTACCCAGATCGCCAAGGGCGGCAACGGAATGCCCGGCTATCAGGGCAGGCTGAAGCCCGAGGAGATCGACGGCCTCGCTCAATGGCTAGCAACGAAGAAGTAA
- a CDS encoding Crp/Fnr family transcriptional regulator has product MNRLIPLLQNVPIFHDLSAAELESIAPLFIERKYKKGTILFFEGDVGDEFFLVHSGVVKVYRIDNAKEIILSLFHAGDYFGEMALMQKGLQRSATAETLDNCSIFTLVRSEFHQFMERSPKLCMRLLEVTMERLRKTNEQIYDLTFLDVRSRIIKTIFRLAEQYGQLKPNGILINMKLTHQQLANLVGTVRESVTKVLQELQEDRIITIDKKFILVRDLEALKKMIY; this is encoded by the coding sequence ATGAACCGATTGATCCCGCTCCTGCAAAATGTACCCATCTTCCACGATCTGTCCGCTGCCGAGCTCGAGTCGATTGCTCCCTTGTTTATTGAACGCAAGTATAAGAAAGGTACGATCTTGTTCTTCGAAGGCGATGTAGGCGACGAGTTCTTCCTCGTCCATAGCGGTGTCGTCAAGGTGTATCGGATCGATAACGCCAAGGAGATTATATTGTCTCTCTTTCATGCCGGGGACTATTTCGGTGAGATGGCGCTTATGCAGAAGGGGCTACAGCGCTCCGCGACGGCGGAGACGCTCGACAACTGCTCGATCTTCACACTGGTGCGCTCGGAGTTCCATCAGTTCATGGAGCGCAGCCCGAAGCTGTGCATGCGACTGCTAGAGGTTACGATGGAGCGTCTGCGCAAGACGAACGAACAAATCTACGATCTGACCTTTCTCGACGTGCGTTCCCGCATTATTAAGACGATCTTTCGCTTAGCGGAGCAATACGGTCAGCTGAAGCCGAACGGCATCCTCATCAACATGAAGCTTACCCACCAACAGCTTGCCAATCTGGTCGGAACCGTACGTGAATCGGTCACCAAGGTACTTCAGGAGCTGCAAGAAGACCGCATCATCACGATCGACAAAAAGTTCATACTTGTCCGTGACCTCGAAGCATTAAAGAAAATGATTTACTGA
- a CDS encoding BrxA/BrxB family bacilliredoxin: protein MSMSFESYMKDMVQPMRDELTRIGIQELRTPEDVEQALSNMQGTALIVVNSVCGCAAGQCRPGVAKALQNEVKPDHLYTVFAGQDKEATAKAREYFAPYPPSSPSIALMKDGQLVHFIQRHQVEDRSAEMIAADLIGAFEEYCK from the coding sequence ATGTCCATGTCGTTTGAATCATATATGAAAGATATGGTGCAGCCTATGCGTGACGAGCTGACCCGTATCGGCATTCAGGAGCTTCGCACACCGGAGGATGTCGAGCAGGCGCTCAGCAATATGCAAGGAACTGCACTGATCGTCGTGAACTCCGTCTGCGGCTGTGCTGCAGGTCAATGCCGTCCAGGCGTTGCCAAGGCGCTGCAGAACGAAGTGAAGCCGGATCACCTGTACACGGTGTTTGCCGGTCAGGATAAGGAAGCGACAGCGAAGGCGCGCGAATATTTCGCACCGTATCCGCCGTCGTCTCCGTCGATCGCGCTGATGAAGGACGGCCAGCTCGTTCATTTCATTCAGCGTCATCAGGTGGAGGACCGCTCCGCGGAGATGATCGCGGCCGATCTGATCGGAGCCTTCGAAGAATACTGCAAATAA
- the acpS gene encoding holo-ACP synthase, with the protein MIVGIGTDLLEIERVRRILSEASGARFLERVLTPAERELAQGRAGRLAEFTAGRFAAKEAVAKAFGCGIGKQLSLQDIEVLPSRAGKPECRISARSKERLYPLLGLPVPQDAAVQGRKDTLVIHLSITHSDTAAMAYCIIERVDGTRHS; encoded by the coding sequence ATGATTGTCGGCATCGGCACGGACTTATTGGAGATCGAGAGAGTACGCCGCATCTTAAGTGAGGCTTCGGGAGCGAGATTTCTGGAGCGGGTGCTCACTCCGGCAGAGCGAGAGCTGGCCCAGGGGCGCGCAGGACGGCTTGCGGAATTCACAGCTGGGCGATTCGCTGCGAAGGAGGCGGTGGCGAAGGCGTTCGGCTGCGGCATCGGCAAGCAGCTGTCGCTGCAGGACATCGAGGTGCTGCCTAGCAGGGCGGGGAAGCCAGAGTGCCGTATCTCAGCAAGAAGCAAGGAGCGCCTGTACCCGCTTCTCGGATTGCCGGTGCCGCAGGATGCAGCAGTACAGGGGCGGAAGGATACCCTCGTGATACATCTGAGCATTACGCACAGCGACACGGCCGCTATGGCGTACTGTATTATCGAGCGGGTAGACGGTACAAGGCACTCATAA